One Ogataea parapolymorpha DL-1 chromosome VI, whole genome shotgun sequence DNA window includes the following coding sequences:
- a CDS encoding CBK1 kinase activator protein MOB2, which produces MSFFSTIKGFTRSSKKKNQNKLGNNYNELYLNNDSSTSLNYNQNTQASIYSNNNGSSLSLRRTHSPSKQSVRSLKSTNQTRQQPSKQAPKPLFICEPFVKIALVKGSYKTIVQLPKYVDYHEWLALNTFELFNHLNKFYGVIAEYVTPDRYPIMTADSKTEYVWMMPNGKTVSLPANQYIDHALTWMNNKINDQTIFPTKSGMAFPPSFLKEIKGIYIQMFRIIAHIFHNHFDKLVHLSLEAHWNSYFAHFISFVIEFDLIDKHELEPLRMLIDNLETQGKIIPFSKDTL; this is translated from the exons ATGTCGTTCTTCAGCACCATTAA GGGTTTTACGAGGAGttcgaagaagaaaaaccaaaatAAGCTGGGTAACAATTATAACGAACTTTACTTGAACAACGACTCATCCACATCGCTAAATTACAACCAAAACACGCAGGCGTCAATATATTCAAATAACAATGGATCCTCGCTTTCCCTAAGAAGGACGCATTCACCATCCAAGCAATCTGTCAGATCGCTTAAATCCACCAACCAGACTCGCCAGCAACCAAGCAAACAGGCACCAAAGCCGCTTTTCATTTGTGAGCCATTTGTAAAAATTGCGCTTGTTAAAGGCTCATACAAAACCATCGTTCAACTACCGAAATATGTGGATTATCATGAGTGGTTAGCCCTAAACACTTTTGAACTATTTAATCATCTGAACAAATTTTATGGAGTGATAGCCGAATACGTGACTCCTGACCGCTACCCGATTATGACCGCAGATTCAAAAACTGAATACGTCTGGATGATGCCTAACGGCAAAACCGTCTCTCTTCCTGCGAATCAATATATTGATCATGCCTTGACATGGATGAACAATAAAATCAACGACCAGACAATATTTCCAACAAAATCAGGAATGGCATTTCCTCCTTCCTTTTTGAAGGAAATTAAGGGGATATACATTCAAATGTTCAGAATTATTGCGCACATCTTTCACAATCACTTTGACAAGTTGGTCCATCTGTCACTAGAAGCACATTGGAACTCGTATTTTGCTCATTTCATTTCGTTTGTCATTGAATTTGACTTAATCGATAAGCATGAACTTGAACCTCTGAGAATGCTAATTGACAACTTGGAAACACAGGGGAAAATTATACCATTTAGTAAGGATACTCTATAG
- a CDS encoding putative secreted protein, with amino-acid sequence MTSVAPQRVSSFASKAAVAATGQHNTNRALTGSERQIDRVVESVANANKRLSQTSTTSNSKRKAENRIGPWKLGRTLGRGSTGRVRLAKHCVTGQLSAVKIVPKAAPGTVTHYKNGKGPKIDANGLPYGIEREIIIMKLISHPNIMALYDVWENDNELYLVLEYVEGGELFDFLINHGRLTEQEAVGYFKQIIKAVEYCHKFDICHRDLKPENILLDKNHNIKIADFGMAALETKHKLLETSCGSPHYASPEIVAGRTYHGSPSDVWSCGIIFFALLTGHLPFDDSNIRKLLLKVQTGKFHMPVNLSSEAKDLIWSMLRVDPRDRISIHDILNHPLLKKYPDTGDEIFIAQEADLKMTKPILNIDPDILHNLQTLWHGIPINELVRNLQSEDQNSEKMFYYLLEKYKECHAQDSDEEQTHSKTRKRPPSPAKSAKLGIPKSTSIRTIIQDEHGEVLKMSTREIPSTTNKVLQRRPARSTSINKNKAPAMIVSSSSRKSVSFRRHNSQKLPKDESKPSRSNSPARSKKLTVNPKDLPKLPEVDLSDFTYLVDAVFTEDKVDIDLKFEIFEDKTDLIPGNKGSLNGSPRKPDARETSSENTTVEERNLHSLDPKKRRPPLKDSNSASIRKTSNVLQKFGVRMSRLDDLDFKENNDDKSFPKAPLRKASIESSHSSIRNLSSYLDPQNDISLNDYNKRSKKERPPSRKLPPNLATAKAKTHKADVSVDESLISYDNSYSLHSAIQIPILTPQEEQFKIPPLDQDKFADADSEKNAKFVSSQSNCSIIKTHHKVESATSQDSQLNKFVQQPFPTIRCSLLANSNYDMPPEEAHQRKRMTLTPEKTKKIETVVEEPARASVFADPEVELPLVVRDETTIFDDETTEKRKSSRPYPIDVTRTKERRTPGSQVKARLSSLISKRDSAPIFQIENSPVDPDFKEREIRERQAQAFSVSPQKRPNWFKRLLGTIEKQVDSPHVRRQATRFKSSQFWKKQHIIETDVLSCEQVIEGLCLKLDHQNSIKLRPGRMSTALNVEYVGDSKKNSLNVTVETERQDGYEYGFSGCVVRLMKNSGSTKMFKLSASMVEQIIRDLELTI; translated from the coding sequence ATGACATCCGTGGCACCGCAGAGAGTTTCCTCGTTTGCATCTAAGGCTGCCGTTGCAGCCACGGGCCAACATAACACTAACAGAGCTTTGACTGGCTCAGAAAGGCAGATAGATCGCGTCGTGGAAAGTGTGGCCAACGCTAATAAAAGGCTTTCTCAGACGTCCACTACATCCAACAGCAAACGGAAAGCTGAAAATAGAATTGGTCCCTGGAAACTGGGCCGGACATTAGGACGAGGCTCTACCGGAAGGGTCAGATTGGCTAAACACTGTGTCACTGGTCAGTTATCTGCTGTCAAAATCGTCCCCAAAGCGGCCCCAGGTACAGTCACGCACTACAAGAATGGTAAGGGTCCTAAAATTGATGCAAACGGCTTGCCGTACGGCATAGAAAGGGAAATTATTATCATGAAGCTTATATCGCACCCAAATATCATGGCACTTTATGATGTTTGGGAGAATGACAACGAGCTTtatttggttttggagTATGTGGAGGGAGGTGAATTGTTTGATTTTCTAATTAATCATGGCCGTCTTACGGAACAAGAAGCTGTGGGATATTTCAAGCAAATCATCAAAGCAGTTGAATATTGCCACAAATTTGACATCTGTCATCGTGATTTGAAGCCAGAAAATATATTGTTGGACAAAAATCATAATATCAAgattgctgattttggtATGGCCGCTCTAGAAACCAAACATAAGCTGCTTGAGACATCGTGCGGATCCCCTCACTAtgcttctccagaaattgtTGCCGGAAGGACATATCATGGTTCTCCAAGTGATGTGTGGTCATGTGGAATTATCTTCTTTGCATTACTTACTGGTCATTTACCTTTTGATGACTCCAACATTCgcaaactgctgctgaaagTCCAGACTGGAAAGTTTCATATGCCAGTCAATTTGAGCAGCGAAGCTAAGGATTTAATTTGGTCTATGTTAAGGGTCGACCCGCGCGATAGAATATCTATTCATGACATCTTGAACCACCCTTTGCTGAAAAAGTATCCAGACACAGGCGATGAGATCTTCATAGCCCAGGAGGCTGACTTGAAAATGACGAAACCTATCCTTAATATCGACCCCGACATATTGCATAACCTTCAAACCTTGTGGCATGGAATTCCAATCAATGAGCTTGTGAGAAATCTTCAAAGCGAGGATCAGAACTCCGAGAAAATGTTTTACTACTTGCTGGAAAAGTATAAGGAATGTCATGCTCAAGATTCTGATGAAGAACAAACACATTCGAAAACGCGGAAGCGCCCGCCATCTCCTGCAAAGTCCGCAAAGCTAGGAATCCCCAAATCAACCAGTATTCGTACCATCATCCAAGATGAGCATGGCGAGGTGCTCAAGATGTCCACTAGAGAAATTCCTTCAACAACCAACAAAgttctccaaagaagacCGGCAAGGTCCACAAGtatcaacaagaacaaagcTCCTGCAATGATAgtctcttcttcgtctcGAAAATCTGTTTCTTTCCGCAGACATAACAGTCAGAAGTTGCCAAAAGATGAATCCAAGCCGTCTCGTTCAAATTCGCCTGCGAGATCAAAGAAACTTACCGTCAACCCGAAAGATCTGCCTAAATTACCAGAGGTTGACCTCAGCGACTTCACCTATTTGGTTGACGCCGTCTTTACAGAAGACAAGGTTGACATCGATTTGAAGTTTGAGATATTCGAAGATAAAACTGACCTTATTCCAGGAAACAAAGGTTCCTTGAATGGTTCTCCTCGGAAACCAGATGCTAGGGAGACTTCCAGTGAGAACACTACAGTGGAGGAAAGGAATCTGCATTCTCTCGATCCCAAGAAAAGACGCCCTCCACTTAAAGATTCAAACTCGGCTTCTATTCGTAAGACGAGCAATGTCCTACAGAAATTTGGAGTGCGTATGAGTAGACTCGATGATCTCGAtttcaaggaaaacaaTGATGATAAAAgctttccaaaagctccGCTGAGAAAAGCATCGATTGAAAGCTCGCACTCGTCAATTAGGAATTTGTCGTCTTATTTGGATCCTCAGAATGATATTAGTTTGAATGACTACAACAAGCgcagcaaaaaagagagaCCTCCGTCAAGAAAACTGCCACCAAATCTCGCAACAGCAAAGGCGAAAACCCATAAAGCCGATGTTTCTGTTGACGAATCCTTAATATCATACGACAATTCGTATAGTCTACATTCAGCGATACAGATTCCTATTCTCACTCCTCAAGAGGAACAATTCAAGATACCGCCCCTGGACCAGGACAAATTTGCTGACGCAGACTCTGAGAAGAATGCAAAGTTTGTTTCCTCGCAGTCGAATTGTTCCATCATCAAAACACATCACAAGGTCGAATCGGCAACTTCTCAGGACTCTCAATTGAACAAGTTTGTTCAACAACCTTTCCCAACGATTCGATGCTCTTTGCTGGCCAATTCCAATTATGACATGCCTCCTGAGGaagctcatcaaagaaAGCGGATGACTCTCACTCCTGAAAAAACGAAGAAGATCGAGACTGTCGTTGAAGAGCCTGCGAGGGCTTCTGTTTTTGCTGATCCTGAGGTGGAGCTGCCACTCGTTGTGAGGGACGAGACAACCAttttcgacgacgagaccACAGAAAAACGAAAGTCGTCGCGCCCGTATCCTATCGATGTGACTAGAacaaaagaaagaagaaccCCGGGATCCCAAGTTAAAGCTAGACTTTCTTCTCTTATCTCAAAACGAGACTCCGCGCCGATTTTCCAAATTGAAAACTCCCCTGTGGATCCCGATTTCAAAGAAAGGGAGATAAGAGAACGCCAAGCCCAGGCATTTTCTGTGAGTCCGCAGAAGCGGCCAAATTGGTTTAAACGACTACTGGGCACCATCGAGAAACAAGTTGATAGTCCGCATGTGAGAAGACAGGCTACGAGATTTAAGAGCTCTcaattctggaaaaaacaaCATATCATTGAGACAGACGTTCTCTCTTGCGAGCAGGTGATTGAGGGTTTGTGCTTGAAGCTGGATCACCAGAACTCGATCAAGCTTCGTCCGGGTCGAATGTCGACTGCTTTGAATGTGGAGTACGTGGGAGACtctaaaaaaaatagccTCAATGTGACTGTGGAGACAGAACGACAAGACGGCTACGAATACGGGTTTTCAGGGTGTGTTGTTAGACTGATGAAGAACTCGGGGTCCACGAAGATGTTCAAGCTTTCGGCTTCGATGGTGGAGCAGATTATCCGCGATCTGGAGTTGACTATATAA
- a CDS encoding putative dehydrogenase, which produces MFSPDDLPYFDPHTKRRVCFISGGNSGIGYYTVLHLYLHGYVVYLGGRNKNRVETAIQSLKQEALTRRKDPRQALGELYFLEIDLLNLSSVEKAMAEFKTREKTLHLLINNAGIMAVPFSLTKDNFEIQLQTNYISHFLITNRLLPLMLNPSLVQDPRIIYISSVGHWFTFFPFKMDYQFNYRPNIIFTWFRYGLAKTAGMQFINRVAKIHPQILCVSVHPGFVMNTNLFSHFTRLPFIGLLFWVFFQIFGYFFGISNEEGSYATLKCALSDELTPQKDNEKFFVSYGKEHQPSYLAKSSYYAANNWAWTVAELEKRGIKI; this is translated from the coding sequence ATGTTTTCGCCTGATGACCTTCCATACTTCGATCCCCATACAAAGCGACGCGTTTGCTTCATCTCTGGAGGCAACAGCGGCATAGGCTATTACACGGTTCTCCACCTGTACTTGCACGGCTACGTTGTGTATCTGGGTGGCCGTAACAAGAACCGCGTGGAAACCGCAATACAATCGCTGAAGCAGGAGGCATTGACACGCAGAAAAGATCCGCGCCAGGCTCTTGGCGAGCTCTACTTTCTGGAAATCGATCTGCTCAACCTCAGCTCTGTTGAGAAAGCAATGGCAGAGTTCAAAACAAGGGAGAAAACCCTTCATCTGCTCATCAACAATGCTGGCATCATGGCCGTACCATTTTCGCTTACCAAAGATAACTTTGAAATCCAACTACAAACAAACTACATCTCGCATTTTCTCATCACCAATAGGTTGCTTCCATTGATGCTAAACCCATCTCTTGTCCAAGACCCCAGAATTATCTACATAAGTTCTGTCGGCCACTGGTTCACTTTCTTCCCTTTCAAGATGGACTACCAGTTCAACTATCGTCCTAATATCATTTTCACGTGGTTCAGATACGGTCTGGCGAAGACTGCTGGGATGCAGTTTATCAACAGGGTTGCAAAAATCCACCCGCAAATTCTTTGTGTCTCTGTACACCCTGGTTTCGTCATGAACACAAATCTCTTCAGCCACTTTACGCGATTACCATTTATCGGATTGCTATTCTGGGTTTTCTTCCAGATATTTGGCTACTTTTTCGGTATTTCAAATGAGGAAGGATCTTATGCAACACTAAAATGTGCGCTGAGTGACGAATTGACACCACAGAAAGATAACGAGAAATTCTTTGTTTCCTATGGAAAAGAGCACCAACCTAGCTATCTCGCAAAAAGCTCTTACTACGCCGCAAATAATTGGGCCTGGACAGTGGCAGAGCTAGAAAAAAGAGGCATCAAAATCTGA
- a CDS encoding Leucine--tRNA ligase, cytoplasmic: protein MEAKPIVLENTSRRDALIAVEKKYKQVWKEEKVFEVNAPTNEEVPYGTSWEELHAKHPKFLTTMAYPYMNGVLHAGHSFTLSKSEFTASFERLKGVKVIFPLGFHCTGMPICAAADKLKREIEMFGEDFSKVPAEDEQPEEEAKTATKKEDVTKFNAKKSKVQAKQGRGKYQFEIMEQLGIPRSEISKFADPYYWVTFFPPLVEKDVTAFGGKVDWRRSTVTTDFNSYYDSFVRWQMNRLREQNKIKFGERYTIYSVKDGQPCMDHDRQSGEAVLPQEYTGLKIEITEFAEKAQEVFENENFDLAGKKVFLVAATLRPETMYGQTCCFVSPKINYGLFDAGNGNYYICTERSFKNMSYQKLTPRRGDFKPILKINGASLIGSKIDAPLTVFKNLRVLPMETVLESKGTGVVTCVPSDSPDDYATTRDLHNKADFYGINKDWVITDILPVIKTEKYGDKCAEYLVKELKINSSKDTVPLATAKELAYKEGFYNGTMIVGKYAGQKVQDAKEKVKKDLIASGDAFAYSEPESLVISRSGDECIVSLEDQWYLDYGEEKWKEQALECLSQLNAYSPEVKNAFEGVLNWLKNWAVSRSYGLGTRIPWDPKYLVESLSDSTIYHAYYTVAHLLHEDFYGKVTGPLGIKPEQMTDEVWDYIFCNADKVDSSIPQEHLDLMRREFEYFYPTDMSVSGKDLIPNHLTFFIYCHTALFKKQFWPKGIRCNGHLMLNNAKMSKSTGNFMTLEQMVEKFGADASRIALADAGDSVEDANFEESNANAAILRMYTLREWAEETIKTIDSFRTGEYNFFDKAFDNEMNALINETYKQFDATHFKGGLKSGLFDYQTARDYYREVSNIGPGMHRDLVLKYLETQALLVSPIAPHFAEYIYRDVLGHKESILNARWPTPKEPISTPLTDALTYIRTLARSIRETEGQLLKKKKGKPADLDKDKPCVLTLYISASFPEWQKNYVELVRRLFEEHKLDDNNEIKANIDGRDMKKAMPFVSSLKKRLATESPESVFNRELSFSELDTVKVAKDVIKKAAAICNVVDVKAVPIDSKSTSGQDVFTGETVEIPTGKILESSVPGQPAISIKNV, encoded by the coding sequence ATGGAGGCTAAACCGATAGTTCTCGAGAACACGAGCCGGCGTGATGCCCTCATCGCTGTTGAGAAGAAGTACAAGCAGGTCTGGAAGGAAGAAAAGGTGTTTGAAGTGAACGCTCCAACCAACGAGGAAGTGCCATACGGCACTTCTTGGGAGGAACTTCACGCAAAGCACCCTAAATTTCTCACCACGATGGCATATCCATACATGAACGGTGTTCTTCATGCCGGACACAGTTTCACGCTCTCGAAGAGTGAATTCACAGCTTCTTTCGAGAGACTGAAGGGCGTGAAGGTGATTTTCCCTCTTGGATTCCACTGTACAGGAATGCCTATTTGTGCTGCTGccgacaagctcaagagaGAGATCGAGATGTTTGGTGAGGACTTCTCGAAGGTGCCTGCAGAAGACGAACAGCCCGAGGAGGAGGCAAAGACAGCTACCAAGAAGGAAGATGTGACCAAATTCAATGCCAAGAAGTCCAAGGTTCAAGCCAAGCAGGGCCGTGGAAAATACCAGTTTGAGATCATGGAGCAGCTCGGGATCCCAAGATCCGAGATCTCGAAATTTGCTGACCCTTACTACTGGGTGACTTTCTTCCCTCctcttgttgagaaagatGTCACGGCTTTTGGAGGTAAGGTTGactggagaagatcgacgGTCACGACAGATTTTAATAGCTACTACGATTCGTTTGTTAGATGGCAGATGAACAGGCTGAGAGAGCagaacaaaatcaagttCGGTGAAAGATACACCATCTACTCCGTCAAGGACGGCCAGCCATGTATGGATCACGACAGACAGTCGGGAGAGGCTGTTCTGCCTCAAGAGTACACTGGATTGAAGATCGAGATCACCGAGtttgctgaaaaagcacAAGAGgttttcgaaaacgagAACTTTGATCTCGCTGGCAAAAAGGTGTTTCTGGTGGCAGCCACTTTGAGACCGGAAACCATGTACGGCCAGACGTGCTGttttgtttctccaaaaatcaACTATGGTTTGTTTGACGCCGGAAATGGGAACTACTACATCTGCACCGAGAGATCGTTCAAGAACATGAGCTACCAGAAGCTGACTCCTAGGAGAGGAGACTTCAAGCCAATTTTGAAGATCAACGGTGCTTCTCTGATAGGttccaagatcgacgcTCCGCTCACAGTGTTCAAGAACTTGAGAGTGCTTCCTATGGAGACCGTCCTAGAGTCCAAGGGAACAGGCGTGGTTACGTGTGTTCCGTCCGACTCTCCAGACGATTATGCTACGACGAGAGACTTGCACAATAAGGCCGATTTCTACGGAATTAATAAGGATTGGGTCATCACCGACATCCTCCCAGTCATCAAGACAGAAAAGTACGGTGACAAATGTGCAGAGTATCTTGTTAAGGAGCTGAAGATTAACTCGTCCAAAGACACCGTTCCTCTTGCCACGGCTAAGGAATTGGCTTATAAGGAGGGTTTCTACAATGGTACCATGATCGTTGGCAAATATGCTGGTCAAAAGGTCCAGGATGCCAAGGAGAAGGTCAAGAAGGACTTGATTGCTTCGGGCGACGCCTTCGCCTACAGTGAGCCTGAGTCACTGGTCATCTCCAGATCTGGAGACGAGTGTATTGTTTCTCTCGAAGACCAATGGTATCTGGACTatggtgaagaaaaatggaaagAACAAGCATTGGAATGTCTTTCTCAACTGAACGCTTACAGTCCAGAGGTCAAAAATGCCTTTGAAGGTGTTCTGAATTGGCTGAAAAACTGGGCTGTTTCCAGAAGTTATGGTTTGGGCACAAGGATTCCTTGGGATCCAAAGTATCTTGTCGAGTCTCTGTCGGACTCCACTATCTACCATGCCTACTACACAGTGGCTCATCTGTTACACGAAGATTTCTATGGTAAGGTTACTGGTCCTCTTGGTATCAAGCCAGAACAGATGACCGACGAAGTCTGGGACTACATTTTCTGCAACGCTGACAAGGTCGACAGCAGCATTCCTCAGGAGCATCTGGACCTGATGAGGAGAGAGTTTGAGTACTTCTACCCTACAGACATGTCTGTGTCTGGAAAGGACCTGATTCCAAACCACTTGACTTTCTTCATCTACTGCCATACTGCTCTGTTCAAGAAGCAGTTCTGGCCTAAGGGAATTAGATGCAATGGACACTTGATGCTGAATAATGCCAAGATGTCGAAGTCTACCGGTAATTTCATGACTTTGGAGCAAATGGTGGAGAAATTCGGAGCCGACGCTTCGAGAATTGCTCTTGCAGATGCAGGTGACAGTGTTGAAGACGCCAACTTCGAGGAGAGCAACGCTAATGCAGCCATTCTGAGAATGTACACATTGAGGGAATGGGCTGAGGAAACGATCAAAACCATTGACTCTTTCAGAACCGGCGAGTACAATTTCTTTGACAAAGCCTTTGATAATGAGATGAACGCTTTGATCAACGAGACGTACAAACAGTTTGATGCAACTCATTTCAAGGGTGGTTTGAAGAGTGGTCTATTCGACTATCAAACCGCCAGAGACTACTACAGAGAAGTCAGCAATATCGGCCCGGGTATGCACAGGGACCTGGTCCTCAAATACCTAGAAACCCAGGCTCTCTTGGTGTCGCCAATCGCTCCTCACTTTGCGGAGTACATATATAGAGACGTCCTGGGTCACAAAGAGTCCATTTTGAACGCCAGATGGCCAACTCCAAAGGAGCCTATCTCGACTCCGTTGACCGATGCATTGACATATATCAGGACTCTGGCTAGATCTATCAGAGAGACCGAAGGTCAGCttctcaagaagaagaagggcaaGCCTGCAGATTTGGACAAGGACAAGCCTTGTGTCTTGACATTGTACATTTCAGCAAGCTTCCCTGAGTGGCAGAAAAACTACGTTGAGCTTGTTAGACGACTCTTCGAGGAGCACAAACTTGACGAcaacaacgagatcaaagCCAACATCGACGGAAGAGATATGAAGAAAGCCATGCCATTTGTCTCTtcgttgaagaaaagacTTGCTACCGAGTCTCCCGAGTCCGTGTTCAATAGAGAGCTGTCTTTCAGCGAGCTTGACACTGTGAAAGTGGCCAAGGATGTCATCAAGaaagctgctgccatttGCAATGTTGTGGACGTCAAGGCCGTCCCAATTGATAGCAAGAGCACATCCGGTCAAGACGTCTTCACCGGCGAGACTGTTGAGATTCCTACAGGAAAGATTCTGGAGAGTTCTGTTCCAGGACAGCCAGCTATTTCCATCAAGAATGTTTAG